The following are encoded together in the Arcticibacterium luteifluviistationis genome:
- a CDS encoding S66 peptidase family protein, which translates to MKPKALISPPPLKKGDKVGIVSLSSVLDEKRLLEGKEIIENDLGFEAVYSKNILNVHHNFAGTDEEKILAFQEMLDNPEIKGIIAGRGGYGASKIIDKVNWETFKQNPKWLVGFSDLTVVHQKLQSFGIQSIHGPMMVTLKDDKKSTTSLKNALTGKNLKYKEKGHHFNREGECQGQVVGGNLCLLAHNIGSTSDISFDNKILFLEDVGEFLYNIDRMMVQLRRAGKLKNLAGLIVGQFSDLKETTVPFGKTAFEIIEEHVSEFSYPVTYDFPIGHENENRAIRCGEIMKLEVLKDMVKLSSI; encoded by the coding sequence ATGAAGCCCAAAGCACTCATAAGTCCACCTCCTCTAAAAAAAGGCGACAAAGTCGGAATTGTTTCCTTATCCTCCGTTTTGGATGAAAAAAGGCTATTAGAAGGAAAAGAGATCATTGAAAATGATTTGGGATTTGAGGCTGTATATTCAAAGAACATTTTAAACGTTCATCATAATTTTGCAGGAACTGATGAAGAAAAGATTTTGGCTTTTCAAGAAATGTTAGACAACCCTGAAATAAAAGGAATAATTGCAGGAAGAGGCGGTTACGGTGCATCCAAAATCATTGATAAAGTAAACTGGGAGACTTTTAAACAAAACCCAAAGTGGCTTGTTGGCTTTTCAGACCTTACAGTAGTGCATCAGAAACTGCAAAGCTTTGGAATACAATCTATTCATGGGCCTATGATGGTAACACTTAAAGATGACAAAAAATCTACCACATCTTTAAAGAACGCCTTAACAGGAAAAAACTTAAAGTATAAAGAAAAGGGACATCACTTTAACCGAGAAGGCGAATGCCAAGGGCAAGTAGTTGGCGGCAATTTATGCCTACTAGCCCATAACATTGGTTCGACTTCTGACATTAGCTTTGATAATAAAATTCTCTTTCTGGAAGATGTAGGCGAATTTCTTTACAACATCGACAGAATGATGGTACAACTAAGAAGAGCCGGCAAACTTAAAAACTTAGCGGGCTTGATAGTTGGCCAGTTTTCTGACTTAAAAGAAACCACCGTTCCGTTTGGTAAAACAGCCTTTGAAATTATTGAAGAGCACGTTTCCGAGTTTTCATATCCAGTCACCTACGACTTTCCTATAGGTCATGAAAATGAAAATCGAGCTATAAGGTGCGGAGAGATAATGAAATTAGAAGTTTTAAAAGATATGGTTAAATTATCTTCAATTTGA
- a CDS encoding nuclear transport factor 2 family protein: MEKLLQKFYNAFVNQDAETMASCYHEDIVFKDPAFGKLYGKDAGDMWRMLCENGKGVEITFSEPIADQEKGLVKWEAKYTFSQTGRPVHNIVLAKFKFKDGKIIEHIDTFNLYEWSKQAMGLKGLILGKTSFFKTKLKQTTNSTLRKFQETL, translated from the coding sequence ATGGAAAAACTACTACAAAAATTCTATAATGCATTTGTAAATCAAGATGCTGAAACCATGGCCTCTTGCTATCATGAAGATATTGTTTTTAAAGACCCCGCCTTTGGAAAACTATACGGGAAGGATGCTGGTGACATGTGGAGAATGCTTTGTGAAAACGGTAAAGGCGTTGAAATAACTTTTTCTGAGCCAATAGCGGACCAAGAAAAAGGACTAGTCAAATGGGAGGCTAAATACACTTTTAGCCAAACAGGCCGTCCTGTTCACAACATCGTCTTAGCCAAATTTAAATTCAAAGACGGAAAAATCATAGAACATATAGACACCTTCAACTTATACGAATGGTCAAAACAAGCAATGGGCTTGAAAGGACTAATCCTCGGGAAAACTAGTTTTTTTAAGACAAAACTTAAACAAACTACCAACTCCACTTTAAGAAAATTTCAAGAGACCCTTTAG
- a CDS encoding outer membrane beta-barrel family protein, with translation MKKLLLTIIALTGTLSSWAQANYKVTGNVLDEKSEAMPFSNVLLLNEADSSLNKAVASDIDGAFILDNLTEGGYFVKISMVGYSDFISPKFKLNQDSPTLNFEPIKLSIASNELGEVTVTAKKPFIEQQIDRTVLNVENSIVASGNTALEVLEKAPGVVVDRQNNALKLKNKNGVLVQIDGRRSYLSEEALMQMLSNMNSDEITSIEIITNPSSKYDASGNSGIINIKLKKNKAFGTNGSINVAVGDSYLPNSTDDLYRASTNISLNHRNKKVNIFGTANAGRNAFYSDNHLMRSTNYEGLRSEFDQVSQRNGNGIYSSAKLGADYFATDKTTLGVMFDVNHWDGKMKSIGLTEIIETQSDITSQNSLIPSQDRDMDNWNYTANFNLKHNFNDKGKEVTFDADYSGFRNYAFQTFSTDYFDGNQNLTENILQQNSTPSDINIYAAKVDFVIPTENKIKIEFGAKTSYVKTDNDFVFEVDNDGTWTVDPSKTNHFVYTEFVNAAYFNIGKQWDKIGFQTGLRAEHTKSEGKSITLDQSVPRSYLSLFPTAFLNQKINDKNSLRYSYSRRIGRPNYQQLNPFLFFLDPYTFERGNEYLKPQFTDNVELTYSYNNAITLTLGYAKTNDFMMQVIEQDDASRVTFQTTTNLEKVENYSANLSVPVPVAKWWNMHNNLNLYYVKYYDSDLSGGNLNVEQVAFNFYTSNNFSFKKGWSAEASMWFNSPQIMGIIKQSGPQYSVNAGIQKTVLEKKGRIKLNINDIFLTSFFEGKIDYENVDLNIDNRWSSRNVTLSFNYAFGNQNVKSSRKRSTATEDLKSRAGGNDK, from the coding sequence ATGAAAAAGCTATTACTTACAATTATCGCCCTTACAGGAACATTGAGTTCATGGGCACAAGCTAACTACAAAGTCACGGGGAATGTTCTCGATGAAAAATCAGAAGCCATGCCTTTCTCCAACGTGCTTTTACTTAATGAAGCCGACAGTTCTTTAAATAAAGCTGTTGCCTCTGATATAGACGGAGCTTTTATTCTTGACAATTTGACCGAAGGTGGATATTTCGTCAAAATCTCCATGGTTGGCTATTCTGATTTTATCTCTCCTAAATTTAAATTAAACCAAGACTCTCCAACGCTAAACTTCGAACCCATTAAATTGAGCATAGCTTCAAACGAGCTAGGTGAAGTAACCGTAACCGCCAAAAAGCCATTCATAGAACAGCAGATTGACAGAACCGTTCTTAATGTAGAAAATAGCATAGTGGCTAGTGGTAATACCGCACTTGAAGTATTAGAAAAAGCCCCAGGAGTAGTGGTGGACAGACAAAACAACGCTCTTAAACTTAAAAACAAAAATGGCGTTTTGGTTCAAATTGACGGAAGGCGTAGTTATTTATCTGAAGAGGCTTTGATGCAAATGTTAAGCAACATGAATTCTGATGAAATCACTTCTATTGAAATTATAACAAATCCTTCTTCAAAATATGATGCTTCTGGTAACTCAGGAATCATCAACATTAAACTGAAAAAGAATAAGGCATTTGGAACAAATGGTTCTATTAATGTAGCCGTAGGAGATTCCTACTTACCAAACTCCACTGATGATTTATATAGGGCGTCCACTAATATTTCTCTTAACCATAGAAACAAGAAGGTTAATATTTTTGGAACAGCAAACGCCGGAAGAAATGCCTTTTATAGCGACAATCATTTAATGAGAAGCACTAACTATGAGGGTTTAAGGAGTGAATTTGATCAAGTATCGCAAAGAAATGGTAACGGAATTTATAGCTCAGCCAAGCTTGGAGCAGACTACTTCGCCACGGATAAAACGACATTAGGTGTTATGTTTGATGTGAACCACTGGGACGGTAAAATGAAGTCAATAGGTTTAACAGAAATTATTGAAACTCAAAGCGATATCACAAGTCAAAATTCCTTAATTCCGAGTCAAGACCGAGACATGGACAACTGGAATTACACCGCCAACTTTAACCTAAAACACAACTTCAATGACAAAGGAAAAGAAGTAACTTTTGATGCCGATTATAGTGGCTTCAGAAACTACGCTTTTCAAACATTCAGCACTGACTATTTTGATGGGAATCAAAATTTGACAGAAAACATTTTACAGCAAAACAGCACTCCTTCTGATATCAACATCTACGCAGCTAAAGTGGACTTTGTGATACCAACAGAAAACAAAATAAAGATTGAGTTTGGTGCCAAAACTAGTTATGTAAAAACAGATAATGATTTCGTTTTTGAAGTAGATAATGATGGCACATGGACAGTAGATCCCAGTAAAACTAACCACTTTGTATATACTGAATTTGTGAATGCAGCTTACTTTAACATTGGCAAACAGTGGGACAAAATAGGCTTTCAAACAGGTTTAAGAGCGGAACACACTAAATCTGAAGGAAAATCTATCACCCTAGACCAGTCAGTTCCTCGTTCATATTTAAGCCTTTTCCCTACGGCGTTCTTAAATCAAAAAATCAATGACAAAAACTCGCTAAGATACTCATACAGTAGAAGAATTGGTCGCCCAAACTATCAACAGCTTAACCCTTTCTTATTCTTCTTAGACCCTTATACTTTTGAGCGTGGTAACGAATATTTAAAACCGCAGTTTACTGATAATGTAGAACTTACTTACTCTTATAATAACGCTATAACATTAACTTTGGGCTACGCCAAAACAAATGACTTTATGATGCAAGTGATAGAGCAAGATGATGCCAGCAGAGTAACTTTTCAAACTACCACAAACCTAGAAAAAGTAGAGAACTATTCGGCAAACTTATCGGTACCAGTGCCGGTGGCTAAATGGTGGAACATGCACAATAACCTCAACCTTTACTACGTAAAATATTATGACAGTGACCTAAGCGGCGGTAATTTGAATGTAGAGCAGGTGGCATTTAACTTTTACACTAGTAATAACTTTAGTTTCAAAAAAGGTTGGTCGGCTGAGGCAAGTATGTGGTTTAATTCACCTCAAATAATGGGAATCATAAAGCAGTCAGGTCCTCAATACTCGGTAAATGCGGGAATTCAAAAAACAGTTTTAGAGAAAAAAGGTCGTATCAAATTAAATATCAATGACATCTTCTTGACTTCATTTTTCGAAGGTAAGATAGACTATGAAAACGTGGATTTGAACATTGATAACAGGTGGTCTAGCAGAAATGTCACGTTGAGCTTCAACTATGCTTTCGGTAATCAAAACGTTAAAAGTAGCCGAAAAAGAAGCACAGCTACAGAAGACCTAAAAAGCAGGGCGGGTGGTAACGATAAGTAA
- a CDS encoding YheT family hydrolase, giving the protein MKTSFSPPFWQFEGHLQTIYPSFFRKISLSYEKERLELEDGDFLDLEWLNNDSDKLILVTHGLEGDASRHYVTGMIQKFHEQGFDGLGWNCRSCSGEMNRLPKFYHHGDAEDLRAVMEYAIKKKGYKEVVLAGFSMGGSLTLRLVAEKPELLPVEVKLAAVASVPLDLRDSVEELQKPIKRFYMDRFLRKLEVKIKQKSVQFPDNDFFKGEAKTNNFFEFDGKYTAPLHGYKDAFDFYAKASAKPLLNRIKVPTLIVQALNDPFLGDKCFDLGKAESNSNLKLLLPKEGGHVGFMQSGQKSTYVEDQALSFYHDLKKASE; this is encoded by the coding sequence TTGAAAACTTCTTTTTCTCCTCCTTTTTGGCAATTTGAAGGCCACCTTCAAACCATTTATCCAAGTTTCTTTAGAAAGATAAGCCTAAGCTATGAGAAAGAAAGGTTGGAACTAGAAGATGGTGATTTCCTAGATTTGGAATGGCTTAATAATGACAGTGATAAGCTCATTTTAGTGACACATGGGCTCGAAGGCGATGCTTCACGGCATTACGTGACAGGGATGATTCAGAAGTTTCATGAGCAAGGTTTTGACGGATTGGGCTGGAACTGCCGTAGCTGCAGTGGTGAAATGAACAGGTTACCTAAGTTTTATCATCATGGCGATGCCGAAGACCTGAGGGCCGTAATGGAATATGCTATTAAAAAGAAAGGCTATAAAGAAGTGGTGCTAGCAGGTTTCAGCATGGGAGGTAGTTTAACCTTAAGATTAGTGGCTGAAAAACCAGAACTGTTGCCAGTGGAGGTTAAACTGGCGGCTGTGGCTTCTGTGCCTTTAGATTTAAGAGATTCTGTGGAAGAATTGCAAAAGCCAATAAAACGCTTTTACATGGACCGTTTCCTTAGGAAACTGGAAGTTAAGATTAAACAGAAATCCGTACAGTTTCCCGATAATGATTTCTTTAAGGGAGAGGCTAAAACTAATAACTTTTTTGAATTTGATGGTAAGTACACCGCACCATTACATGGTTATAAAGACGCGTTTGACTTTTATGCCAAAGCTTCGGCTAAACCACTTTTAAATCGTATAAAGGTTCCCACTTTGATCGTTCAGGCTTTAAATGACCCATTTCTAGGAGATAAATGTTTTGACTTGGGTAAGGCGGAAAGTAATTCTAATTTGAAACTTTTGCTTCCCAAAGAAGGAGGACATGTAGGCTTTATGCAGTCAGGTCAAAAGAGTACTTATGTAGAAGATCAAGCACTTTCGTTTTACCATGATCTAAAAAAGGCCTCTGAATGA
- a CDS encoding lasso RiPP family leader peptide-containing protein, with translation MKKKSTIKLQEAAKRTYQKPTLKKLGSVSTLTLKTGSISDFGSSQFQP, from the coding sequence ATGAAAAAAAAATCTACTATCAAATTACAAGAAGCGGCTAAGAGAACTTATCAAAAGCCGACGCTAAAAAAACTAGGCTCAGTTTCTACATTAACACTGAAGACAGGATCTATCTCTGATTTTGGCTCTTCTCAGTTTCAACCTTAA
- a CDS encoding ABC transporter permease, producing the protein MNLKENLAEGFRAIKANSLRAVLTATIIAFGILALVGILTAVDGIQNNVNQSLSGLGANTFDILVEQRQGRRGGLRDKVLPPIIYREASKFKELFMAEEDAVVSVYTGVTGSAEVKYGSIKTNPNTRVIGVDEQFLGIKAYNLQNGRNINETDMELASKVAIIGFELAKTLFPKESPLEKMISFKGNKYSVVGVLDQKGSLSGGGDDRVILIPLSAGRQYDLSGLFSYEITTSVESVDNIEEAIGEATAVMRRVRRDEIGADDSFKIERADSLVKQTESITGAMQMGGLVISIITLLGAAIALMNIMMVSVTERTREIGVRKALGATPLKIRLQFLIEAIIICLFGGLVGVLLGIIGGNLVSSLMFEDSVFLVPWGWIMIGLVVCIGVGLLSGFYPAYKASKLDPIESLRYE; encoded by the coding sequence ATGAATTTAAAAGAGAATTTGGCGGAGGGTTTTAGAGCCATTAAAGCGAACAGTTTAAGAGCAGTTCTAACTGCCACCATTATTGCTTTTGGTATACTAGCTTTGGTAGGAATACTAACTGCGGTAGATGGCATACAGAATAATGTAAACCAAAGTTTATCAGGATTAGGAGCTAATACCTTTGATATTTTAGTAGAGCAGCGTCAGGGAAGGAGAGGAGGACTTAGAGATAAAGTACTGCCACCTATAATTTATAGGGAAGCTAGCAAGTTTAAAGAGCTTTTTATGGCAGAAGAGGATGCTGTAGTGAGTGTATATACTGGAGTTACAGGAAGTGCGGAGGTTAAATATGGCTCAATAAAAACAAACCCTAACACTCGAGTTATTGGTGTTGATGAGCAATTCTTAGGGATAAAGGCTTATAACCTTCAAAATGGAAGGAACATTAATGAAACGGATATGGAGTTGGCATCAAAGGTTGCCATCATTGGTTTTGAATTGGCAAAGACGCTTTTTCCTAAAGAAAGCCCTTTAGAAAAAATGATATCGTTTAAAGGAAATAAGTATAGCGTGGTGGGTGTGTTAGACCAAAAGGGTAGCTTATCAGGTGGCGGAGACGATAGGGTGATATTGATTCCGCTTTCGGCAGGGCGTCAATACGATTTGAGTGGTTTGTTTTCTTATGAAATTACTACATCAGTAGAGAGTGTAGATAATATAGAAGAGGCGATAGGAGAAGCCACTGCGGTGATGCGTAGAGTGAGAAGAGACGAAATAGGAGCGGACGATAGTTTTAAAATAGAGCGTGCAGATAGTTTAGTGAAACAAACAGAGAGCATAACAGGAGCAATGCAAATGGGCGGACTGGTAATTTCTATCATTACGCTGTTAGGAGCTGCCATAGCTCTGATGAATATAATGATGGTTTCAGTAACCGAGCGTACTAGAGAAATAGGTGTTAGGAAGGCTTTAGGAGCCACTCCTCTAAAAATAAGGTTACAGTTTTTAATAGAAGCTATTATTATTTGTCTTTTTGGTGGTCTTGTGGGTGTTTTACTTGGAATAATAGGAGGCAATTTAGTTTCTTCTCTGATGTTTGAAGATTCCGTCTTTTTAGTTCCGTGGGGATGGATTATGATAGGTTTGGTAGTTTGTATAGGTGTTGGTTTACTTTCTGGTTTTTATCCAGCTTATAAAGCATCCAAGCTAGATCCTATTGAATCACTGAGGTATGAATAA
- a CDS encoding asparagine synthetase B, producing MKRVLLPLIILLAISGSLRANQLLIPMDDSQTNHLKSYGLVYWVLDSYDLEVDWLLNYRGGSFMFPATQEFINECVIRNISYEVISEADGAQILAFVKNPDANMDAVKLQKVPKIAVYSPKSTQPWDDAVTMALTYAEIKYEKVFDEEVLEGKLPEYDWLHLHHEDFTGQFGKFIKMRGQSWYQQQQREAEAIASKYGYDKVSQAKLAVVKKIQGFVLGGGYMFAMCNATDTYDIALAAEGLDIVETPYDGDGADRSADAKLDFNNTFAFKDFSLIYDPYVVEFSNIDHTSQERDVKENNDYFNLFEFSAKWDPIPTMLTQNHKNLIKGFMGQTTAYKKNLIKPEVVVLAENRDLNEARYIHGTVGKGFWTFYGGHDPEDYQHYVGEEPTDLNLHPNSAGYRLILNNVLFPAAKKKKLKT from the coding sequence ATGAAACGAGTCTTATTGCCGCTTATCATTCTTTTGGCCATATCTGGGTCTCTTAGAGCTAATCAGCTCTTAATTCCTATGGATGACAGTCAAACAAACCACCTAAAGTCTTATGGTTTGGTGTATTGGGTTTTAGATAGCTATGACCTTGAGGTAGACTGGCTTTTGAACTACCGAGGTGGCAGTTTTATGTTTCCGGCTACCCAAGAATTCATCAATGAATGTGTCATCCGAAATATAAGTTATGAAGTGATTTCTGAAGCAGATGGAGCACAGATTTTAGCCTTTGTGAAAAATCCTGATGCCAACATGGATGCGGTAAAACTTCAAAAAGTGCCCAAAATTGCAGTGTACTCTCCTAAAAGTACCCAACCTTGGGATGACGCCGTTACTATGGCACTGACTTATGCAGAAATTAAATACGAAAAAGTTTTTGATGAGGAAGTATTAGAAGGTAAGCTTCCAGAATATGACTGGTTACACTTACACCATGAAGATTTTACTGGGCAGTTTGGTAAGTTTATTAAAATGCGTGGCCAATCATGGTATCAACAACAACAAAGAGAAGCCGAGGCTATTGCAAGCAAATATGGTTACGATAAAGTAAGCCAAGCAAAACTAGCCGTAGTTAAAAAAATTCAAGGATTTGTTTTGGGAGGTGGCTATATGTTTGCCATGTGTAATGCCACCGACACTTATGACATAGCCTTAGCTGCAGAAGGACTAGATATAGTAGAAACTCCTTATGACGGAGATGGAGCAGACAGGTCCGCCGACGCTAAGTTAGATTTCAATAATACTTTTGCGTTCAAAGATTTCTCTCTCATCTATGACCCTTACGTTGTAGAATTTTCAAATATTGACCATACTAGTCAAGAACGAGACGTAAAAGAAAACAACGATTACTTTAATCTTTTTGAGTTCTCCGCAAAATGGGACCCTATCCCTACCATGCTAACACAAAATCATAAGAACCTCATAAAGGGTTTTATGGGACAAACCACGGCTTATAAAAAGAACTTGATTAAACCAGAAGTAGTAGTCTTGGCAGAAAACAGAGACCTTAATGAAGCTAGGTACATTCACGGCACTGTGGGCAAAGGCTTTTGGACTTTCTATGGAGGGCATGACCCTGAAGACTATCAACATTATGTAGGCGAAGAACCAACAGATTTGAACCTTCATCCAAATTCTGCTGGTTATCGATTAATACTAAATAATGTTCTTTTTCCTGCGGCAAAAAAGAAAAAGCTTAAGACATAA
- a CDS encoding TonB-dependent receptor — translation MKRILYTLLILILGPGLLYAQNRGIIEGNVMDDESQAISGAVIRLAGTNFATFSDSKGAFQFENVPFDSYKLVVSFIGFNMVEKAVLLEKERLVLPRVVLNKKTKALDEVEVNAARVAHIEQIKEGDTDVLIGGKKSESITMASIDADVSQKNARQIFAKIPGVFVYDMDGTGNQVNISSRGLDPHRSWEYNVRLDNVVTNSDMYGYPASHFSMPMESIEKIQMIRGTGSLQYGAQFGGMLNYVTKTADSTKPISLESINSLGSYGLKSTYNALGGTVGKFSYYAYFSKRVSDGYRDNAESNYESEYLKMAYQFNSRWKLAGGLARSVYTYQIPGPLTEEQYKTNPRQSSRDRNYYAPDIFVPFLELSSKIQENSSLKLMVSAVLGERKSVQFTGVSGVVDEPDIQTGLLPSRQVDIDNYHSYTTELSFKNKHLLFKKRAELHAGVRLIKNDLHRRQKGVSDVDEGAVYSVMADGFGRDLHYYTENVALFLEEKLNVTSNFSINAGLRFEKGLTRMRGRIDDYAENELPTDIEHEFPLLGFDFNYKPSDNLRLYGGWSQAYRPVIFADIIPANPYELADKNLHDASGSNMELGVQGKGFENKLVFNISAFGLVYKDRMGKQVLDGANGEVFVLRTNIGDSFTYGLESYLDFIIYDNPKSRWSVFTASSFMKGQYLNGEVSDGINNISVDGNLLPGVPQIISRNGLSFKSRKWSATLQYSYTSSFYSDPLNIEFKENGTTGVVPSYAVFDFNTSLQLTSYLTLRGSMSNIGNVTYYTKRPTGYPGPGIWTSDGRTGVLTLQLKF, via the coding sequence TTGAAAAGGATATTATATACACTCCTAATACTGATTTTAGGACCAGGACTTCTATATGCTCAAAACAGAGGGATAATAGAAGGTAATGTTATGGATGATGAATCTCAGGCTATATCAGGTGCTGTGATTCGTTTAGCGGGAACCAATTTTGCTACTTTTTCGGACTCCAAAGGGGCTTTTCAATTTGAAAATGTGCCTTTTGATAGCTATAAATTAGTAGTCTCTTTTATTGGTTTTAATATGGTAGAGAAGGCAGTCTTACTTGAAAAGGAACGATTAGTACTGCCAAGGGTTGTCTTGAATAAAAAGACCAAGGCTTTAGACGAAGTGGAGGTAAATGCCGCTAGAGTAGCTCATATAGAACAGATAAAAGAAGGCGATACAGATGTTTTAATAGGAGGGAAAAAGAGTGAGAGTATAACTATGGCTTCAATTGACGCGGATGTCTCTCAGAAAAATGCTAGGCAAATTTTCGCTAAAATACCTGGCGTTTTTGTCTATGATATGGATGGCACAGGTAATCAAGTTAACATTTCGTCAAGAGGGCTTGACCCGCACAGAAGCTGGGAGTACAATGTGAGGTTAGATAATGTGGTTACTAATTCTGATATGTATGGTTATCCTGCCAGCCATTTCAGTATGCCAATGGAGTCTATTGAGAAAATTCAGATGATACGGGGAACAGGTTCCCTTCAATACGGTGCTCAGTTTGGAGGAATGCTTAATTATGTAACCAAAACTGCTGACAGCACTAAGCCCATTAGTTTAGAAAGCATTAATTCTTTAGGTTCTTATGGCCTGAAGAGTACCTATAATGCTTTGGGAGGAACTGTAGGTAAGTTTTCTTATTACGCCTATTTCTCCAAAAGAGTTTCAGATGGTTACAGAGATAATGCGGAGTCAAACTATGAGTCTGAGTATTTGAAGATGGCTTACCAGTTTAATAGCAGATGGAAATTAGCAGGTGGTTTGGCTAGGTCGGTTTATACGTACCAAATCCCTGGGCCGCTGACTGAAGAACAATACAAAACCAATCCAAGGCAAAGTAGTAGAGATAGGAATTATTACGCCCCAGATATTTTTGTTCCTTTTCTGGAATTATCCTCAAAGATTCAAGAAAATTCATCTTTGAAGCTTATGGTTTCTGCAGTTTTGGGAGAAAGGAAAAGCGTACAATTTACAGGAGTATCAGGTGTTGTAGATGAACCAGATATTCAGACAGGTTTACTACCTTCGCGTCAAGTAGATATTGATAATTATCACTCTTATACTACTGAGTTATCGTTTAAGAATAAGCATTTGCTATTCAAAAAAAGAGCAGAGCTGCATGCAGGTGTTAGGTTAATTAAAAATGACCTGCACAGGCGTCAGAAAGGAGTAAGTGATGTTGATGAAGGTGCTGTTTACTCCGTGATGGCTGACGGCTTTGGTAGAGATTTACATTATTATACAGAAAATGTTGCTCTATTTTTGGAGGAAAAATTAAATGTAACAAGCAATTTTTCTATTAACGCTGGCTTACGTTTTGAAAAAGGCTTAACCAGAATGAGAGGGAGAATTGACGATTATGCAGAGAATGAATTACCAACGGATATTGAACATGAATTTCCCTTACTAGGTTTTGATTTTAATTATAAACCAAGTGATAATCTAAGGCTATATGGAGGCTGGTCGCAGGCGTACCGGCCTGTTATTTTTGCTGACATAATACCAGCAAATCCTTATGAACTAGCAGATAAGAACTTGCATGATGCATCAGGTTCAAATATGGAGTTGGGTGTACAGGGCAAGGGTTTTGAGAATAAGTTAGTTTTTAACATTTCGGCTTTTGGCCTTGTTTATAAAGACAGAATGGGTAAGCAAGTTCTTGATGGTGCTAATGGCGAGGTATTTGTTTTAAGAACAAATATTGGCGACAGTTTCACTTATGGATTAGAGTCTTATCTTGATTTTATAATTTATGATAACCCAAAGTCTAGGTGGTCGGTGTTTACGGCTAGTTCATTCATGAAAGGCCAATATTTAAATGGGGAAGTATCTGACGGAATTAACAATATTTCTGTTGATGGAAATTTGTTGCCAGGCGTACCTCAAATAATAAGCAGAAATGGTTTGTCATTTAAATCACGGAAATGGAGTGCCACCTTACAATACAGTTACACCTCCTCTTTTTATTCCGATCCCTTAAATATCGAGTTTAAAGAAAATGGTACTACTGGTGTAGTACCGTCTTATGCTGTTTTTGATTTTAATACCAGCTTGCAGCTGACTAGCTATTTAACACTTAGAGGTAGTATGAGTAATATTGGTAATGTGACATATTACACCAAAAGACCTACAGGATATCCAGGGCCAGGAATTTGGACATCTGATGGTAGAACTGGTGTGCTAACATTACAATTGAAGTTTTAA